The segment TTCTTCAGCTTCACAGCAGAAGAGTGGAAATGCTGGCTCCTCACTAAAAATGGAGCTGCATGACTGTGGGTCCTTTTGAAACCGAGGACAGCAGGAGGTTTGTCTCGTCTGACATCCATCTCTGAAAACGGCAGCCTTGCCGTCGAGGCACAGCGGGTCCAGCATCTTTGTGGAGGACCTGCCCAATGCCACACCTAAAGACAAGACATTtacaatattatttaaaaaaaaaagacaaattattaaaatatgagCAAAAGAGCTTTTGGAGCAAGTACATCACTGGTCTGTTACCTTCGGGGCTACAAAGGTGGTTCTGAACATATAAGACAGCATCTGATGAAAAAAGTAAACAGAGATCAGGTtagacagagaaaagacaatAAAAGCTGATTCACTCAAAATAAaaagctaataaaaaaaatttataatatgctccacatatctggaacaaacatCCGCAAAACTGTAGGTCAGCACCttctctctgttcttttaaatcaaggctgaagacctagCTTTTTGACATGGccttttttaattcattgtaCTGCACTgtggcaaggcagctttatttctgcagtttagttctgactctggggacagaaagtagacctgtcccagatgacctgagaggtctgggtggttcatagtgtagtagcagatcagaaatgtattttggccctaaaccattgagtgatttataaactagaaaaagtactttgaaatcgaTTCTTtaaggcacaggaagccagtataaagacttcagaactgtgAATTATATTCCTGTAATCTGCTTTTAATTAGGTATTCGTATGTTGTTAATTTTGtctaaactgtttttttttttttaaattttgtattcatttctcacattaaaaaaaaaattagattagataatactttattcatcccacaatggggaaactCACTTGTTACAGCAGCTGTTTTCCAGAGTAAAAAGCAAACCAACAGGGaaacagacaatgtgcaaacagtactgaatgaatgtaaagtgtcATTATATAAAAAGGCactgtaaagtaaagtgaggtggCCATACTgcgaaaaatattgcaatgtaaataAGCAAGTGacgtgaaattaaattgaataatgtCATTAGATAATATAGCAAAAGAAAGTAACCATGAATGATAGGTGATAGTGATACTCgcaatggaaaaatataaatacagataatataaATATCCACAGAGCCATGGTGGGTAATTGAATACAGgtacagaaactacaacattattaatgtttttatgtaaagcactttgaattgcactgctgctgaaatgtgctatctAAATAAAACTGCCTTACATTTAACACACACGAAGACGCATGGGAAATTAATAAGAACCCAAAACAGCTAAAGAAATGGCGCAACAGAAGAAACTTGATGCGCTCCTATTATACATATATGGGTTCACCTTAACCGGTCTGGTTCCTCTCTCCGCTAACGTTATACCAACATGTTAACGTGTCTGAGGCCGCTAACTACaacacagctcagacagataaACATAAATGATGTGAAAAACTTATCTTGATAACGTTACTGCGGACTAGCAACACGCGAGACCGCGACACAACAACGACTTCACTGGGTTAACAGCTAACGTTACACGGCTAACGTTACACGGCTAACGTAGGCCCATGTCACTTAACACAACTGCATTCCCGAAACACGGACGAGCGCAATTATTACCTCTGTTTTAGGATAACAACATCATACTTTAAACATGTATTCCCGGGGTCACCCCGTATTTAGCTGGTgggcatgtgtgcatgcatgtgggAAACACGTTGGTACGCGGTTTATTTCCTTCCGTGTTTGCAAAGGGGCTTCGTAACGTAATGGTTCCACTTGAATACAGTGAGTCTAAGTAGAAACAAGCTAGCCTAGATTTATTCAGAATTTGACAAAGTAAACTTGCTACTAAAAAACAGATGTGTTTGTCATGTGTTTCAAACTGGCCACCAGAGGCGGTTATAGATACTCTTTGACATGACTGAAGAAACTCGACCAGTCATCGATTAGCAGGGCTGATTAACGAGTGTCATTTAGTCGTTCCGTCCCAAAGCTCAAAACGGATTAAATATCGTCTTTAGCAACGAGGAGTAGTTGAAAGGTTTGTcgtatagaaaaataaaatatttatccAGAAAAGCATTTACTCAAGTAGCCTACTGTAATTTTTGAGGTAGGATCCTACGACGACACTGCACTACAGTTCAGTGGGTCCGGGAAATATTTTGAGCCTATaggctacatttatttgacacatgAATTGGAGATTAATATTttgtaacataaaaaacatttgagcaGTTATTATATATACCAAGTACATGATTGAGGTATTTTATGGCAGTAGCATTGTATTGATGGTATTGTAGCATTTTAGCAGGTTCAAGTGGAGCTGTTTAATCACTAGCAATTTcaatgtatttatagtatcaaattcTAACAAGAGCTATCTCAATAATATAACAGAGTTATtaatttatattcatatatgtttatatatgttataGCAATGCgtcatgttttatgtgtctacaGTAAATTTCACCATAGTTTATTTGCATTATACAGACTATTCCTCATAATTTTGTCCTATAGGTTTATATCATATTACTGTCaattttctctttgtgtgttttctggcaGTTGGTGTGCTTGGGTGTAGAAGCAAAATGATGGGCTGTCCCAACACACTAACATGCTGTCAAGATGGCTGTCATCAGCTGAGACGGTCTGGATGACTGGAGCTCCAGTAAGAAAGATTTCACTTTGTTATACTATATGTCAGAAGATGGAGGTGAACATGGCTGTGAAAACCCATACACAGCATGAAATCAGATCAGTCATTCACAAATGTACAGAACGACGTACTTTAATAACACATCACACAAGTTAGTGCCTCGTCATAAAAGGGCCGACATGTTAGTCTGTACAAAAGAGAAGTGAAAAAAGCCTTATGACAGTTGCGTCCATCCCTACAGTGAGTAATTGGTGTGAAGTATTTTCCTGTGGCACACACTGATACTAGAAAACACCTCCATAACACATTTTTCATGATCGTTCATGACAATAATTGCACTAAAGTCCGTTGgaacaacattttgaaataaaagcattCTGTTGAAGTTCAAATTCAAAGAGCAACATTCATCATAACAGAGTGTCCAAGTTAACATATTCATTGAGAAGTAGCCTCCATGTTAGATTTTAATGATGGTGTCGATACCATACTGTAACCAGACTGTTAACAAAATTATATATAGTTTATACATATATagttttacagtctatggttgatACAGGATATGTTTTTCTGGCTCTATGACCTTTTAACCCCCATCAAACTCATGCATTCTAGACAAAATGACCAGCAGGGggcagtcatgcaacagaaatatCTTCTCTCAAGAGAGATCATTTCTATCaggttgttgctttgtttaaaCTAGATACGAAAAACAAACAGTATTTTAAGCAATAGTATGACCCTATCCTATATCATGGTCCTATCTGCTTttgataaatatataaaataggATCTTTATTCACTGATTTGTGTATAGCAGGAGGGAAAATTATTAACTACAGTTCAGTGTTAGTGTTCACAATAATGagaagattcatcagagagtcaTTAGTCATTAGTGTTTGCTAGAGAGAAAAGCCTTTCAATTAGAgctctgtcatttcaacagtgttgtCCCATAGTCGGCACAATGTAATCAATGAGCTCTTATGCAAAAATGTACAGCTATGGCGTAAAGCAAGAAACTAGTGTCGTCCtctaaaaacaggaaacagccgCGTGCAGACTCTCATAGCTGTAGGACGTGGTCAAACTTCAGGCTCCATCACTCTGAAAGACAAACATGATCAACATTTCATGGTTTACtctaaaaatgtaattcatcTCTCTGTCAAGCTGTAACCAGTTCAATAATTCACTGGATCCCAGTTATTGAGTTATTATCAGCTTACTTTCATTCACTAGCCAAGTATCAAATCTAGCATTATATGGGCAACATACAGTTTATTAATTCTATTATTAGAAAGTATCTAGGTAAGAAGGTTTTTTTAACTTCCGGTGAGATCCTTATtagtcttcttcttttccttcagTTGACACCAGTAAATGTTTCATTGAGATCAAAATCTTTAATTCTGACAAAGAAGACAACTTCTGTTATAACCTATAAACTGTCTATTATGCCTTCAAATGTATCCAATCCTTCTCACTAATAGTCTTAACTGAACTTATCTCATACTGACCCCTCCACAGCAGTCCCCACACAGACATCCCAGCAGGCCGTTCACCACCTGCACAGCACACAGCGCCATCTGGATTAAACCCATGACCAGCAGcacagagaacagagagagatgcCAGGACACCACGCCAGCCGGCTCTAAACATATCGTTGACCAGGCAGTTTTGTTGGACAGGTAGTCGCTGGAGAGGCAGAGTAAAGAACAAGACACAGcagttgggcttttttttttttttttttttaatctgtagaCACTTTAAACTGGTGAAAAACAGGTTCATTAGTGAGTTCTCAGTGGtttactgtcactttaataGTCTGGTGGTACAAGCTACCGTGCAGTGAACTGGAGCAGAGGTAGCACCCATCAGAACAGACTAGAATGTCTTTAAGGGATGTTAAAATGTTCCATTTTAAGGTTTGGTTTacataaattacaaataaaatcaatttataGCCTCCCCATGGACAGAAGTCAAGTAAAtggtgtctgtttgtttgtttttattgccaAAAGtagtgtgattattttttaatactggaaatatttgtttgtaaaatgtaaatgtgctgtatttatatagcgcttttccagtcttaacaactgctcaaagcgcttttacatctacaggaaacattcaccattcacacactgtggccggggctgccgtacaaggtgccacctgctcatcagataaacattcatacacattcacactccgatgcgcagcaccgggggcaactcagggttcagtgtcttgcccaaggacacttcgacaatggggcggggatcaaaccaccaaccttctggttggcaggcaaccgttctaccactgagccacagccgcccctaagGTAAAATACTCTTGACTAGACTCAAGGTCTAtttacaaattaattttaatgagcatgtttgtttattttcttctgtgTTGGAAGACATCCCATGAATCACATGGTGAAACCTTGGACGAAAGACTGGAAGCAGTCTGACACCACTGGATGGTCACATGCTATtctcattctttttcttttacatctacaATCAATATGTTAAACAAATAGTTTGAGATCTTAtgtgttcactttttttttgctgagacattccattaacaaaaacaattctaaattataaaaagtaaaaatcaaattttttaaCAGAAACTGATACATTTCCAAGCAAATAAAAATGTGGTTTACATTTTTGGCTGAAAGATACCATCTTTACTTTGGTAGTTGTGCACTCAATTTAGAATAAGAGGTAAGTGTTTTAAACTTAATAGGGCTGTTTGTCTCACCCATTTGAGAAGGGAGTATCCCACTTCTTGTATGTGCTATTACCGCTAACCACACACTGAGGTCCATGGTTTATGGCCACAGCAGAAACAATAACTGAGTAACCAGCCCCCACAACACCCACAGCTGCAAACAGTATGGAACTCAGCAtctacagaaagagagagagagagagagggataagTTAACAAATTGGCAATCAATACCTTTCACTATCTTGCTTTTAACTTCTGTGACTACTGTACAATGAAGTTATTCTCTCAGTGTGCAGAGAACagactaagtgtgtgtgtgtgggtgggtgtgtgggtgtgtgtgtttgtgtgtgtgtgtgtgtggtaatctTACAGACTTGTGTTTGCTGATTCTTTTAtctaacacacatgcacattcctAAAGTATCgatcactgtgtgtgtctgtaccaGAAAGATACCATCTCTGTGTGAGTCATGCAAAACTCCAATCAGAAGAAAATGTGCATAGCATTTTATTTGGGCTTATTATTTCTGTGTAAATCATTTGGTGTGGCCACTCATGAAGATTTCTTaccaaaaaagtaataaagttCTGAAAACGTTACTACGGTCCTCGTGTGGCAAACACAGCTCAAGATATTACGTAACAGAAAGACATTAATATGGAGCAAATGCAAACAAAGCTGatcatacacaaaacacactaaTAAAAACGCTAAATGAGCCATAACAACATAATGTTGTGCTTACATTTTTGTGCTTTAAACGGTATTATATAATCCAATCCATCACATTTtcagtgtttattatttttaagaattaaaaaatgaacaccAATTATTTCCAACTTTTTGCAATCTACATTATTTTCTAGGTTGCAAATATCCAATACCACTCTGACACAAGGGATAGGACAAACATGGCAGTCTTTGACTGCAAGTCAAGCTGTTTAAGCAACACATCTGGGAAAAATGTTTGTTCTTGTTCCTGCTGCATGGGTCTTTCTCTTGCTGACTGCCTGTGTGCATGCCTGGCTGTTTTAATGGATCACTTATTTAGGATCCCAAAAAATGACTTTCTAGGTCCATGGGTGTAGTGTGATTTGCACTTGTGGCCACAACACCAAACATTGTCACAGAGCCTGATCCGCATGAGCAACCGACCAGTTTATTGGACTTCCTTCACTgagaacattttgatatttcacagtggaaaaagcacaaatggaaataacaaaatgaacgatggctgaattccattgaGCGGCTTCAGTTTTAGTGTCCTGGTAATGTGCATGCAACAATCCCAGCTGAAGGCAACCTCGTTTAAATAGATGAAGTTGGTTTAATTTCTAATCCTAAGTGTTTTATTGAGCTTATACCCTAAGATACTTGGGCATGTaaatacttttgtgtgtgtgttaacattaGATTTTTTGTTCCCTGACAAAAATTAAAGCACAGGTAATTGCAAAAGTATTACGGGTTCCATTCTAATCATTCTGTTCTGTGGGCCTAATTTGAATCCGTGCCCAATTTTTGCATACCACAGCTGTAAATAACTAATTCATTATGTTGAGAATTTAAACAGTAGAACATCTCCTCACCGCAAATCTCCGCCCACAGCTTTCGTTGCCACAGCAACCGCAGCAGTCGTTGTTCTTCAGACCCAGGAAGACCAGAGCCGGAAAGATCATCTGTCGCCCAAACACACCccaagttcacacacacacacacacacatcaataaaAGAGTCATGCATCATTGATAGATGCTAAAATCACATGCATCATTCTACACATTGCTTTAAACTGATACATAGATTTGTAAAATTTTCCAGGTAAAGGAGAAATGTATGTCTTAaaactgaaacaattagttAGTTGATTAATGGATCTCTTAATAATGTCTTTGTTTAAGACAAAATCTTGAATATCTAGGTTCTACTGATCAGATAGAACAAGCAATCTGAAGACCTGTACCTTTGGAAATGGATTAACGGGCATTTTAAATTTTGCTATTTTTCTGACTGATTTTATAGAATAAACAATGAGCAAATTAATTGAGAAATAATTGGCAGATTAatctataatgaaaataattgttgaaTTAATGaagttttggttttattcttAAACTATTGTGTTCATGagtccacacagacacacggatGTCATCATGATGACAAAATGCCCCATGCATCGCGCTTAAGTAGCAACAAcatattacatttgaaaaccAGAAATTTGTCTTCAGTGATGATAAAAACCGCTGATATCACACAGTGAGCATCCTTTGTTTTACCAGCTATTACTGTGAGTGTTGGAATTTGAACATACTCACCAGCACTCCAGATCCCAGAATGCCTCCAAAGTACCAGACTTGCTCTGTGATGTGTGACTGTCGACAGATGTTCCACCGGGGAAGAAGAGCAGGATgttacacagcacacacacaatcgcCAGAGGCATCAGACTGATCCCAGACACTTGGCAAAGCCACCTGAACACATTTTGGCACTGATGCTTCAACCTCCTCTACCAGTAACAACTTCTAAGATTATCTCAAACTATCCTTAGGTTGATATTTCAACTGAATTATGTTAAAACTGTCGAAGCAAGGATgtcttggtttaaaaaaagggtgGGGACTTAAATCTGGTCCAGTTTTTGTCCAATCCAAGTCAGGAAAATAATATCACTCCACCTGTATTTTCTGGCTATATATTAGGCCTATATTTATCTCCAGTTGGAGCCAACAACCTCCTAACTTTCTTCAAAAAGCTTTGTCCACCTTTACTGAATCTTCTGACTGAGCCTGTCTGCCTCACCTGTCCTGTTTCTAATTTGGTTGATGGTATATCTATGCTTTTATA is part of the Etheostoma spectabile isolate EspeVRDwgs_2016 unplaced genomic scaffold, UIUC_Espe_1.0 scaffold00002001, whole genome shotgun sequence genome and harbors:
- the LOC116675493 gene encoding LOW QUALITY PROTEIN: transmembrane 4 L6 family member 4-like (The sequence of the model RefSeq protein was modified relative to this genomic sequence to represent the inferred CDS: inserted 2 bases in 2 codons) produces the protein MCSGGFAKCLGXSLMPLAIVCVLCNILLFFPGGTSVDXSHITEQVWYFGGILGSGVLMIFPALVFLGLKNNDCCGCCGNESCGRRFAMLSSILFAAVGVVGAGYSVIVSAVAINHGPQCVVSGNSTYKKWDTPFSNGDYLSNKTAWSTICLEPAGVVSWHLSLFSVLLVMGLIQMALCAVQVVNGLLGCLCGDCCGGSDGA